A single genomic interval of Natronoarchaeum philippinense harbors:
- a CDS encoding sensor domain-containing protein — protein sequence MAQRQTDALRRYLPGSPREFLTAPIRAQTYRNLVYLALAFPLGMAYFLGLVIGASFGLGLLITWIGLPILLGTLAATTKVASFEVSLAGRLVGTDAAVPSSVSEFSATDRIAFPGDGFVISVTELLTSPVIWTSVALVISKFAFGIVSFTMLVTALSVSVALLGAPLLYDASSVTIGLVGPSSSGYTTGPLVVDTLPEALVVAAFGVVVALVALNALNAAAKLQAAYTVSILRVGSGRSDDGHADSSART from the coding sequence ATGGCACAACGACAGACCGATGCGCTTCGGCGTTACCTCCCGGGGTCTCCCCGAGAGTTCCTCACCGCCCCGATCCGCGCGCAGACGTACAGGAACCTCGTCTATCTCGCGCTCGCGTTCCCGCTGGGGATGGCGTACTTTCTCGGACTCGTGATCGGCGCATCGTTCGGGCTCGGGTTGCTAATCACGTGGATCGGGCTGCCGATACTGCTCGGGACGCTCGCCGCGACGACGAAAGTGGCGAGTTTCGAGGTGTCGCTGGCAGGACGGTTGGTCGGGACGGACGCCGCCGTCCCATCGTCCGTCAGCGAGTTTTCGGCGACGGACCGCATCGCGTTCCCCGGAGACGGGTTTGTGATCTCGGTCACCGAACTACTGACCTCGCCGGTGATCTGGACGAGCGTCGCGCTGGTGATCTCGAAGTTCGCGTTCGGCATCGTCTCGTTCACGATGCTCGTCACGGCGCTCTCGGTCTCGGTCGCCCTGCTCGGCGCGCCGCTGCTCTACGACGCGTCGTCGGTGACGATCGGTCTGGTCGGGCCGTCCTCCTCGGGTTATACCACCGGTCCGCTGGTCGTCGACACGCTCCCGGAAGCGCTCGTCGTCGCTGCGTTCGGTGTTGTCGTCGCGCTCGTCGCGTTGAACGCGCTGAACGCGGCCGCGAAACTACAGGCCGCGTACACGGTGTCGATCTTGCGTGTCGGTTCCGGACGGTCTGACGACGGACACGCCGACTCGTCGGCGCGAACGTAA
- a CDS encoding inositol monophosphatase family protein — MSDGNGGYSGASGAESEARRRFLKLAGVTGTAAGAAGIIGSNGVLSALADEGDGGDGGVEIEDLQGQMPIEDRYLRIAVLATAKAAQLHQNYFGEIGEAEEKDSQNLLTEVDTEAETLIRETIKEELGDDFEDENHALYGEEQGGQLEGGYVWIIDPLDGTTNFSKGIPHFGVNIAVTKDGELYAGVMYYSLRDEVYVAVRDEGAYKFRSDGYDLVAEDSEPTELSVTDTEAIEDSFHGVGFYLKETANDFDYMGLWRYLFSYTQGTRLLGAAAPDLAFVSEGVFDTVSVKDLKPVDVAPEALLVREAGGTVTDFDGNTDLDSILEGSVVASNGKLHDDFFDLLEDAGKDWLTRPIDTLER; from the coding sequence ATGTCCGATGGCAATGGCGGTTACAGCGGCGCAAGCGGTGCCGAGAGCGAAGCTCGTCGACGGTTCCTAAAGTTGGCGGGTGTGACTGGGACTGCTGCTGGGGCGGCAGGAATCATCGGCTCCAACGGTGTTCTCAGCGCACTTGCCGATGAGGGCGACGGCGGCGACGGGGGTGTCGAAATCGAAGATCTCCAAGGACAGATGCCGATCGAGGATCGCTACCTCCGGATCGCTGTCTTGGCCACGGCAAAGGCAGCCCAGTTGCACCAGAATTACTTCGGCGAGATCGGTGAGGCCGAGGAGAAGGACTCTCAAAACCTCCTCACGGAGGTCGATACGGAAGCAGAGACCCTGATCCGAGAGACCATCAAGGAAGAACTCGGCGACGATTTCGAGGACGAGAATCACGCGCTGTACGGCGAGGAGCAGGGCGGCCAGCTCGAAGGGGGATACGTCTGGATCATCGACCCGCTCGACGGGACGACGAACTTCTCCAAGGGAATCCCCCACTTCGGCGTCAACATCGCCGTCACGAAAGACGGCGAACTGTACGCCGGCGTGATGTACTACTCGCTCCGGGACGAGGTGTACGTCGCGGTGCGAGACGAAGGTGCCTACAAGTTCCGGAGCGATGGCTACGACCTCGTTGCCGAGGACTCAGAGCCGACGGAGCTGTCGGTTACCGACACTGAGGCCATCGAGGACTCGTTCCACGGGGTCGGGTTCTACCTCAAGGAGACGGCCAACGACTTCGACTACATGGGTCTGTGGCGGTACCTGTTCTCGTACACGCAGGGGACGCGACTACTTGGGGCGGCCGCGCCCGACTTGGCGTTCGTCTCTGAGGGCGTGTTCGACACCGTCTCGGTGAAGGATCTCAAGCCGGTCGACGTTGCACCCGAGGCGCTGCTCGTCCGAGAGGCGGGCGGGACGGTAACCGACTTCGACGGAAACACCGACCTCGACAGCATACTTGAGGGAAGCGTCGTTGCCTCGAACGGTAAACTTCACGACGACTTCTTCGACTTGCTCGAGGACGCCGGAAAAGACTGGCTCACCAGACCGATCGATACGCTCGAACGCTAG
- a CDS encoding glycerophosphodiester phosphodiesterase produces the protein MLGIPNIDRRTVLEGTSAAVLGSYVGGAASAEGHGDSKSSGNDSTALIAHRGFAGVYPENTVAAVENASRGGNGDGAAKRGADMIEIDVVPCGGRPHEGDDFEVVVFHDDRLASRDGGERGLTDHENTLVWETPCSEVRNAEVLESGETVPTLREALSAIPPSVAVNIELKNPGDTDVRFAEKLEGDELEARKDVWRPFTRRVLDIASEFENHVLVSSFLQAALATTREYDADIPIAFLFWDSIDVGLEITDEYDCEALHPPYNMVAGSPFFNDSYYIDDPGFADIDLIERAHDEGRTVNTWTVGTWYQASQLVDAGVDGIIADYPGLLD, from the coding sequence ATGCTGGGGATTCCAAACATCGATCGGCGGACCGTGCTGGAGGGGACGAGTGCAGCGGTACTCGGATCGTACGTCGGAGGGGCTGCCAGTGCGGAGGGTCACGGCGACAGTAAGTCGTCGGGCAACGACTCGACAGCGTTGATCGCACACCGAGGGTTCGCGGGCGTATATCCAGAAAACACGGTTGCCGCCGTGGAAAACGCCTCGAGAGGGGGGAACGGCGACGGCGCGGCAAAGCGCGGCGCCGACATGATCGAGATCGACGTGGTGCCCTGCGGTGGGCGTCCCCACGAAGGCGATGACTTCGAGGTCGTGGTCTTCCACGACGACCGGCTCGCTTCGCGCGACGGCGGAGAGCGCGGTCTCACTGACCACGAGAACACGCTCGTGTGGGAGACACCCTGCTCGGAGGTGCGAAACGCCGAAGTCCTCGAGAGTGGGGAGACAGTGCCGACGCTGCGAGAGGCTCTGTCGGCGATCCCACCGAGTGTCGCCGTCAACATCGAACTGAAGAACCCCGGCGATACCGACGTTCGATTCGCCGAGAAGTTGGAGGGTGACGAACTCGAGGCCCGGAAAGACGTGTGGCGACCGTTCACCCGACGCGTGCTCGATATCGCCTCCGAGTTCGAGAATCACGTTCTCGTGTCGTCGTTCCTGCAGGCTGCGCTTGCGACGACGCGTGAGTACGACGCCGACATTCCGATCGCGTTCCTGTTCTGGGACTCGATCGATGTCGGGCTCGAGATCACCGACGAGTACGATTGCGAAGCGCTCCACCCGCCGTACAACATGGTCGCCGGGTCGCCGTTCTTCAACGATTCCTACTACATCGACGACCCCGGATTCGCCGATATCGACCTGATAGAGCGCGCTCACGACGAAGGACGGACAGTAAACACGTGGACAGTCGGGACTTGGTATCAGGCGTCGCAGCTCGTCGACGCAGGAGTCGATGGAATTATCGCCGACTATCCCGGGCTACTCGACTGA
- a CDS encoding heavy metal translocating P-type ATPase, which produces MSTRTAHLDITGMSCANCSGTVGDALEALDGVVEANVNFATDEGSVEYDPEEVSLGELYDAIEESGYGVVSETETIAISDMTCANCAETNEDALEDVPGVVDADVNYATDEAQVRYNPADASREAMYDAIEGAGYSPVREDAADESDGDARDAARDAEIRKQLRLTLFGAALSAPLLFFIVEKFLLGGNVLPDQIFGFEFSWVQFALATPVQLVLGRPFYVNSYKALVKNGRANMDVLIALGSTTAYVYSVAVLADLIAGSLYFDTAALILVFITLGNYLEARSKGQAGEALRKLLEMEADTATVVDEDGTEREVPLEEVEVGDRMKVRPGEQIPTDGVVVDGQSAVDESMVTGESVPVEKEEGDEVVGSTINENGVLVVEATKVGADTALQQIVQTVKEAQSRQPDIQNLADRISAYFVPAVIVNAVFWGAVWFLFPQALAGFVDWLPLWGLVAGGPELAGGTITVFEFAVVVFASAVLIACPCALGLATPAATMVGTTIGAQNGVLFKGGDVLERAKDVDTVVFDKTGTLTEGEMELTDVVAFDADGEPVTDGGESAAGSGEPAADGGEPTDGSQLLARDQPSESDVLRLAAAAESGSEHPLARAIVEGARERGIDVTDPDEFENVPGHGIRATVDGGEVLVGNRKLLRDNGVDPSPAAETMERLENEGKTAMLVAVRGSERSENREASGDQPRAEGDLVGVVADADTVKESAGDAVAQLRDRGVDVMMITGDNERTARAVAERVGIDPDNVRAGVLPEDKSDAVEAIQDEGRKAMMVGDGVNDAPALAVAYVGTAIGSGTDVAIEAADVTLMRDDPLDVVKAIRISDATLQKIKQNLVWALGYNTAMIPLASLGLLQPVLAAGAMAFSSVSVLTNSLLFRRYTPDHEYELLGRLR; this is translated from the coding sequence ATGAGTACCAGAACAGCCCACCTTGACATCACGGGGATGTCCTGTGCCAACTGCTCGGGGACAGTTGGGGACGCCCTCGAAGCGCTCGACGGCGTCGTCGAGGCGAACGTCAACTTCGCCACCGACGAGGGCTCCGTCGAGTACGACCCCGAGGAGGTATCGCTCGGAGAGCTTTATGACGCGATCGAGGAGTCGGGATACGGCGTCGTCTCGGAGACGGAGACCATCGCCATCTCCGATATGACGTGCGCGAACTGCGCGGAGACGAACGAGGACGCTCTCGAAGACGTTCCCGGCGTCGTCGACGCCGACGTGAACTACGCGACCGACGAGGCGCAGGTGCGATACAACCCCGCCGATGCCTCCCGCGAGGCGATGTACGACGCCATCGAGGGCGCGGGCTACTCGCCGGTTCGTGAGGACGCCGCCGACGAATCGGACGGCGACGCCCGCGACGCCGCCCGCGACGCCGAAATTCGAAAACAGCTCCGGCTGACGCTGTTCGGCGCGGCGCTGTCGGCGCCGCTTTTGTTCTTCATCGTCGAGAAGTTCCTCCTCGGCGGGAACGTCCTTCCTGACCAGATCTTTGGCTTCGAGTTCAGCTGGGTCCAGTTCGCGCTGGCGACGCCCGTCCAGCTCGTGCTCGGGCGGCCGTTCTACGTGAACTCCTACAAGGCGCTCGTCAAGAACGGCCGAGCCAACATGGACGTGCTCATCGCGCTCGGTTCGACGACCGCGTACGTCTACTCCGTCGCGGTTCTGGCCGACCTGATCGCCGGGAGCCTCTACTTCGACACCGCCGCGCTCATCTTGGTGTTCATCACGCTCGGGAACTACCTCGAAGCCCGCTCGAAGGGCCAAGCCGGCGAAGCGCTCCGAAAGCTGCTGGAGATGGAGGCCGACACCGCGACCGTCGTCGACGAGGACGGCACCGAGCGGGAGGTGCCCCTCGAAGAGGTCGAAGTCGGAGACCGGATGAAGGTCCGGCCCGGCGAGCAGATCCCGACCGACGGCGTGGTCGTCGACGGCCAGTCCGCGGTCGACGAGTCGATGGTGACCGGCGAGTCCGTCCCCGTCGAAAAAGAGGAGGGCGACGAGGTCGTCGGGTCGACGATCAACGAGAACGGCGTGCTCGTAGTCGAGGCGACGAAGGTCGGCGCCGACACCGCGCTCCAGCAGATCGTCCAGACCGTGAAGGAAGCCCAGTCCCGACAGCCCGACATTCAGAACCTCGCCGACCGCATCTCGGCGTACTTCGTTCCGGCGGTCATCGTCAACGCCGTGTTCTGGGGCGCCGTGTGGTTCCTGTTCCCGCAGGCGCTGGCCGGCTTCGTCGACTGGCTCCCGCTGTGGGGACTGGTCGCTGGGGGTCCGGAACTCGCCGGCGGGACGATCACCGTCTTCGAGTTCGCCGTCGTCGTGTTCGCGTCGGCCGTCCTGATCGCCTGCCCCTGCGCGCTCGGACTCGCCACGCCCGCGGCGACGATGGTCGGGACCACGATCGGCGCACAGAACGGCGTGCTGTTCAAGGGCGGCGACGTTCTCGAACGCGCGAAAGACGTCGACACGGTCGTGTTCGACAAGACCGGCACGCTCACCGAGGGCGAGATGGAGCTCACCGATGTCGTCGCTTTCGACGCCGACGGCGAGCCAGTCACCGACGGAGGAGAATCGGCCGCTGGCAGTGGCGAACCGGCCGCGGACGGCGGCGAGCCGACGGACGGCAGCCAGTTGCTCGCCCGCGACCAGCCCTCGGAGTCGGACGTGCTCCGACTGGCCGCGGCGGCCGAAAGCGGGAGCGAACACCCCCTCGCCCGTGCAATCGTCGAGGGCGCCAGAGAGCGCGGGATCGACGTGACCGATCCAGACGAGTTCGAGAACGTCCCCGGACACGGCATCCGCGCGACGGTCGACGGCGGGGAGGTGCTGGTCGGCAACCGGAAGCTGCTGCGGGACAACGGCGTCGATCCGTCACCCGCCGCAGAGACGATGGAGCGGCTCGAAAACGAAGGGAAGACGGCGATGCTCGTTGCAGTGCGCGGTTCGGAGCGAAGCGAGAACCGCGAGGCGAGCGGCGATCAGCCGCGAGCAGAGGGCGACCTCGTCGGCGTGGTCGCCGACGCCGACACGGTCAAAGAAAGCGCGGGCGACGCCGTCGCTCAGCTACGGGACCGCGGCGTCGACGTGATGATGATCACGGGCGACAACGAGCGGACCGCCCGCGCCGTCGCCGAGCGCGTCGGCATCGACCCCGACAACGTCCGGGCCGGCGTCCTCCCGGAAGACAAGTCCGACGCGGTCGAAGCGATCCAAGACGAGGGCCGGAAGGCGATGATGGTCGGCGACGGCGTCAACGACGCGCCCGCGCTGGCGGTCGCGTACGTCGGTACGGCCATCGGGAGCGGCACGGACGTGGCCATCGAAGCGGCCGACGTGACGCTGATGCGCGACGACCCGCTCGACGTGGTGAAAGCCATCCGCATCTCCGACGCGACGCTCCAGAAGATCAAGCAGAATCTGGTGTGGGCGCTCGGCTACAACACGGCGATGATCCCGCTCGCGTCGCTCGGCCTCCTCCAGCCGGTGCTGGCCGCGGGCGCGATGGCGTTCTCGTCGGTGTCGGTGCTGACCAACAGTCTGCTGTTCCGGCGGTACACGCCCGACCACGAGTACGAACTGCTCGGACGGCTGCGGTAG
- a CDS encoding AsnC family transcriptional regulator translates to MRDLDETDMEILSLLTEDARRAYSSIGEEVGLSGPAVSDRVTRLEEAGIIDGFTVNVNRGQLRAGVPVFVQVETSTDEVEDVRERLHGADGVEHLFVTVEGEVWFYGRAEGQRVRQWIDGLLDGVPTTEYSVTLVDDLEWTPSLDGTEFAIACAECGNTVDSEGESARIDETVYHFCCSSCQSRFEERYQRLEEGA, encoded by the coding sequence ATGCGCGATCTCGACGAGACCGACATGGAGATCCTCTCGTTGCTGACTGAGGACGCACGCCGGGCGTACAGCAGTATCGGCGAGGAGGTTGGCCTCTCCGGGCCGGCCGTCTCCGACCGCGTCACGCGATTGGAGGAAGCCGGAATCATCGACGGGTTCACCGTTAATGTGAACCGGGGCCAGCTGCGGGCCGGCGTTCCCGTGTTCGTCCAAGTCGAGACCAGTACCGACGAGGTCGAGGACGTACGAGAGCGACTGCACGGCGCGGACGGCGTCGAGCATCTCTTCGTGACCGTCGAGGGCGAGGTCTGGTTCTACGGCCGCGCGGAGGGCCAGCGAGTCAGGCAGTGGATCGACGGCCTCCTCGACGGCGTCCCGACGACGGAGTACTCGGTGACGCTGGTCGACGACCTCGAATGGACGCCCTCGCTCGACGGCACCGAGTTCGCAATCGCGTGTGCGGAGTGTGGCAACACGGTCGACAGCGAGGGCGAATCGGCGCGGATCGACGAGACGGTGTATCACTTCTGCTGTTCGTCCTGCCAAAGCCGGTTCGAAGAGCGGTACCAGCGTCTCGAAGAGGGCGCGTAG